In Leptospira wolbachii serovar Codice str. CDC, the following are encoded in one genomic region:
- a CDS encoding HigA family addiction module antitoxin, translated as MNKELMNIHPGEILLEDFLKPMELSAYKLAQSTLIDQKRISEIIHRKRAITADTALRFSKFFGNSPEFWLSIQAHYDLEIKQYELKNELRAIKKYKELKAS; from the coding sequence ATGAATAAAGAACTTATGAACATTCATCCTGGGGAAATTCTCTTAGAAGACTTTCTTAAACCTATGGAATTATCTGCTTATAAACTGGCACAAAGTACCCTTATCGATCAAAAAAGAATTAGTGAAATTATTCATAGAAAAAGAGCAATCACTGCAGATACGGCTTTACGATTCTCTAAATTCTTCGGAAATTCTCCTGAGTTCTGGCTCTCTATTCAAGCTCATTATGATTTAGAAATAAAACAGTATGAATTGAAAAATGAGTTAAGAGCAATAAAAAAATATAAAGAACTTAAAGCCAGTTAA
- a CDS encoding type II toxin-antitoxin system RelE/ParE family toxin, whose product MIKSFRDKETEAIWNGALSKKFPKDIQRTARRKMIHIDSAKNLDDLKTPPGNRLHQLTDDRSGQHSISINMKYRICFNWNNGSVENVEIVDYH is encoded by the coding sequence GTGATAAAATCCTTCAGAGATAAAGAAACTGAAGCTATTTGGAATGGTGCTTTATCTAAAAAATTTCCAAAGGATATTCAAAGAACCGCTAGAAGGAAAATGATCCATATCGATAGTGCTAAAAATCTAGACGATTTAAAGACACCACCCGGAAATAGACTGCACCAGCTTACTGACGACCGATCTGGGCAACATTCAATAAGTATTAATATGAAATATAGAATCTGTTTTAACTGGAATAATGGCTCTGTCGAAAACGTTGAAATTGTAGATTATCATTAA
- the vapB gene encoding type II toxin-antitoxin system antitoxin VapB — translation MNRAKLFKNGDSQAVRLPKEFRFKGKEVYIRKDGNCVIISPIDDAVDRLWKSLNDFSDDFQIERNQPDSFDKRNSI, via the coding sequence ATGAATCGTGCAAAATTATTCAAAAACGGTGATAGTCAAGCGGTAAGACTCCCAAAAGAATTTAGATTCAAGGGAAAAGAAGTCTACATCAGAAAAGATGGAAATTGTGTTATCATATCTCCAATCGATGATGCTGTTGATAGATTATGGAAATCACTCAATGATTTTTCAGATGATTTTCAAATTGAAAGAAATCAGCCGGACTCTTTTGATAAGAGAAATTCGATATGA